Within the Marixanthomonas sp. SCSIO 43207 genome, the region GATGAAAACAGTTTCGTATTGATTCATAAAAATCGATTAAAAATTAATTTTATTTAACTCATGGCCTCTTGCCAATAGCGTGCAAAAATACTACTTTATTTATAATTTTCAAATGAAATATTAAAAGAAGACTACAAGTTTCATATAAGAAGTTTCTCACACCCAAAGATAATCCTCATTATTAATCGGTAAAAGTTAAAAAAAGTTGTAGTTCATCGATATTTTAATTAATATTGTTGTACAAACTATCTAACATTTAAGTCGTGGATAAGCCAATTTTAAAATGTGTTATTGTTGATGATTCAACGTTACAACGCCTTTCAATTGTAAAATTAATTGAAAACCATCCTTCGTTAAACTTAGTTGCAGAATACAACAATGCAATTGAAGCCAAAATGGGATTGGCGACTACAGATATTGACCTTATTTTTCTTGATATTGAAATGCCTATTCTTTCTGGGTTTGATTTACTAGATGATTTAACCAAAAAACCACAAATTATTTTTGTAACTGGAAAGACAAAATACGCTTTTAAAGCATTTGATTATGACGCTGTAGATTATCTTCGCAAACCTATCTCAAAAGAACGTTTTTTAAATGCTGTTCATAAAGTTATTACAAATTATAAGCTTAAAAATGATGATGGCTTTGATGATGAAGACTTCATTTTTGTAAAAAGTAATTTAAAGAAACGCAAGGTATTTCTCAATGAGCTGCGATACATTGAAGCACTAGGAGACTATGTAAAACTTGTGACAGAACACGATGCACTAGTTGTGCTTTCTACTATGAAGGCTTTTGAAGCTTTGTTGCCAAGTGATCGTTTTTTACGTATTCATAAATCATACATCGTAAATCTAGACAAGGTTGAGCGGTACAATAGCAAAATAATTGAGCTTGAAAATGAACAGTTACCACTTAGTAGAAACCGTAAAAATGATCTTGTTGAAGCACTTTCTGCTTCTATGAAGTCTTAATAATTATCAACATCTATTAATAATCTAACGCTAGAAAACTCTTTTATAGCGTTAAAACTCTGTTCAACTCGATTGATATACTTTTTTGTGTGTTCAAGCGATTGCTTTTTGGGAATTTTAATAAGTATGTTGCTTATATACATATTTCTAATTCTACCTACCGGTGGTGGTTCTGGACCCAAAACTTGTTCACCTAGTTTATTCTCTAATGCTTGACCAAACCACTTAGCTGCTTTTTGCATTTTTTGAAGATTGCGGTCTTTACACGTGATTTTTATAGTTCGATAATACGGAGGGTATTTATATTGATAGCGTTCTTCAAGTTGTTGATCATACATCCCGCTATAATCATTTGTACTCACTTGCTGTAATATTTGATGGTATGGATTATATGTTTGTATTAATACTTTCCCTCGTTTACTTGTGCGTCCTGCCCTACCCGAAACTTGTTGCAACAATTGAAAACTTCTTTCATGTGCTCTAAAATCCGGGAAGTTCAACAAATTATCAGCATTCATAACACCCACCAAACTAATATTCCTAAAATCAAGACCTTTTGCAAGCATTTGTGTACCCACTAAAATATCAATTTCCTCATTTTCCAACTTTGCAATAAGCTTTGCATATGCGTTTTTCCCACGTGTAGTATCTTGATCCATACGTGCTATAGAATGTTTTGGGAACAGAGCTTTTAATTCGGTTTCAATCTGTTCGGTTCCAAAACCTTTGGTATCTAAGGTTTCACTACCACAAGCCATGCAAGAAAGCTGCATTGCCATGTGATACCCACAGTAATGACAACGCAATTCATTTTTATATTGATGGTAGGTTAAGCTTACATCACAATTAGGACATTGTGGCGAGGTTCCGCAAGTAGTACATTCAACAATTGGTGAAAAGCCTCTCCTATTCTGAAATAAAATTATTTGCTCACCCAACTCTAACACCTCTTGCATTTCTTCTAACAAACGATCACTAAAGTGGCCCTTCATACGTTTTTTACGAGATTTCTCTTTTATATCTACCAGCTCAATTTCTGGCATTAATACATTGCCATAACGGGTTTTTAAAGTGACCAAGCCGTATTTACCTTGAGATGCGTTAAAGTAACTTTCTAGCGATGGTGTAGCAGACCCCATCAAAGTCTTGGCATTATGAATTGAAGCCAAAACAACTGCAGCATCTCTTGCATGATAACGAGGTGCAGGATTATATTGCTTAAAAGAAGGCTCATGTTCTTCATCAACAAGAATTAACCCTAAATTTTGAAAAGGTAAAAACATTGAAGAACGAGCTCCAATTATAATTTGTGCTTTGGGCTTTGAGTGCAATACATTATTCCATACTTCTACTCGCTCGTTGACTGAATACTTTGAATGATAAACCGAAACCTTTGAACCAAAATAATGTTGTAACCTAGCTATTAACTGTGTAGTTAAAGCTATTTCAGGAAGCATATACAATACTTGCTTTCCTGTTTTAAGTATTTCTGAAATGAGGCGAACATAAATTTCAGTTTTACCACTTGAAGTAACACCGTGTAACAACGTTACGTCTTTGGTTTTAAAAGATTCTTTAATTTCTGAAAAGGCAACTTGCTGGGCTTCATTAAGTGTTTTAATATCTGAAGCTTCATCACCAGAATACTCTACTCGATCCTTTTTTATAAAATACTCTTCTAGAATCTCTTTCTCAACTAATGATTTAATAACCGCTGAAGAAGTATCACTTTTCTTAGTGAGCTGTTTTACACTTATAGGTTTGTTGCTTTGTGCAGTTAACATAAACAGATTCATCAATACTTCTCGCTGTTTGTGTGCTCTTTTTGAAAGTTGATCTAAAAGGTCTCTAAGGTTTTCTTCTGAAGCATATTTTGAAGCAATCTTTACATACCGTTTCAATTTCGGCTTGTATTGTTCAAATACTTCTTCTTGTACGTGAATAATATTTTTCTGAAGTAATTTTTCAAGTACAGCAACTACATTTTTTCTGTCTAGAACAGAGCGTACATCGTTAATATGAATAGAGGATTGATGTTGCAAAGCTTCAAAAACCAAAAACTCTTCGTCGCTCAAAGTATCTTCAGAAACATCGTTTTTTGATAATGAAATAATTGTTTCGCTTTCTAGCAAAAAAGCGCTTGGCAAAGCTGCTCTTATTACTTCGCCTAGCGTGCACATATAATATGCAGCGATCCATTGCCAATGTTTTATTTGCGATTGAGTGACAATGGGATATTTATCTAATATTTGATCAATTTCTTTTGTTTCATACCCACTTGGTGCGGTTTGATGTACTTGATACACAATTGCTGTGTAGACTTTAGACTTACCAAAAGGAACAGCCACACGCATACCTTGACGAAGAAAAGCTGCTTCATCTTTATTGACCTTATAGGTGAATTTTTGTTTTAAAGGAATAGGAAGAATAACGTCAATGTAATACACAAAACTAAGTTTTCAGAAAAGAATAAGGCTACCCAAAATTGAGCAGCCTAAAGATAGTATTTTAAACAGAATTTATTTTACGCGGTCCCAATATTGTGTTCTTCCTAATAAAGAAAAACCAATATAACCACGAACTTTTAACTTATTTGAGTTTTCCAATTCTATGTAGCACTTATAAAGTTTTCCACTATTTGGGTCTAGAATTTTACCATCATTATATTCATCGCCATCTTTTTCAAGACCTTTTATAATTACCAAGCCTAAAACTGGTTTCCCTTCATCTGAACCAGGACAATCTACACAGGTAGCATCTTTTTTATCTGGGTTCAAAATTTCAACGACTTTACCGTAAATTTTACCATTTTCTTTATAGATTTCTACGATAGATTTTGCTTCTCCGGTTTCGTCATCAATAGTTTTCCATTTTCCAGTTACATCTTGAGCTATTGCAGGAATCACGGCAAAAGCGAATAAAGTAATTGTTAAAAATAATTTTCTCATCTGTTTATGTATTAGTGTTATTTTTTTTGTTTTTATCCTTCAACAATTGAAGTGATACATTTAATTCAAATCCTAATAAAAGTAAATTTGAGTTTATCCAAATATAGAACATCATTATCAAAAGTGCACCAAGTGAACCGTATAATTCGTTATAATTTGAAAAGTTATTTATGTAAATACCAAATAAATAAGTAGTTAGCAAAAATAAAATTGTAGTAACAAAAGCTCCTAAAGAGAAAAATCGTGACTCTTTACCTTGCTTAGTCCCAAAATAATACAGGATTGAGATAATAGTATAAACCATCAACACAAATATAACCAGTTGTAATATTGAAATGATATAAACGTGGTCCTGTATATAAGCTTTACCAACCAGTTCACTTATTAAAAATTCACCATATAAAATAACTCCTACTGTAGTTAACAATAATAATGCCAATAAAATTGCAACTCCCACAGCCACAAAATATTGACGAAAAAAGTTTCGGTTTATTGTTACGTGAAAAGAATACTCAAATG harbors:
- a CDS encoding LytTR family DNA-binding domain-containing protein; translation: MDKPILKCVIVDDSTLQRLSIVKLIENHPSLNLVAEYNNAIEAKMGLATTDIDLIFLDIEMPILSGFDLLDDLTKKPQIIFVTGKTKYAFKAFDYDAVDYLRKPISKERFLNAVHKVITNYKLKNDDGFDDEDFIFVKSNLKKRKVFLNELRYIEALGDYVKLVTEHDALVVLSTMKAFEALLPSDRFLRIHKSYIVNLDKVERYNSKIIELENEQLPLSRNRKNDLVEALSASMKS
- a CDS encoding YihY/virulence factor BrkB family protein, with the translated sequence MPDNEPLNIEKLPVIRNLVGLSKRIKIPGTNGLSLYHLLEIYGTGIIKGTFSSRASSIAYSFFIAIFPFLLFILNLIPYLDFIDGFLTRFLIFIEDLLPPQTADLFYPVIADIAVNPRGGLLSFSILLALFLSANGVNSIFSAFEYSFHVTINRNFFRQYFVAVGVAILLALLLLTTVGVILYGEFLISELVGKAYIQDHVYIISILQLVIFVLMVYTIISILYYFGTKQGKESRFFSLGAFVTTILFLLTTYLFGIYINNFSNYNELYGSLGALLIMMFYIWINSNLLLLGFELNVSLQLLKDKNKKNNTNT
- the priA gene encoding primosomal protein N', whose protein sequence is MYYIDVILPIPLKQKFTYKVNKDEAAFLRQGMRVAVPFGKSKVYTAIVYQVHQTAPSGYETKEIDQILDKYPIVTQSQIKHWQWIAAYYMCTLGEVIRAALPSAFLLESETIISLSKNDVSEDTLSDEEFLVFEALQHQSSIHINDVRSVLDRKNVVAVLEKLLQKNIIHVQEEVFEQYKPKLKRYVKIASKYASEENLRDLLDQLSKRAHKQREVLMNLFMLTAQSNKPISVKQLTKKSDTSSAVIKSLVEKEILEEYFIKKDRVEYSGDEASDIKTLNEAQQVAFSEIKESFKTKDVTLLHGVTSSGKTEIYVRLISEILKTGKQVLYMLPEIALTTQLIARLQHYFGSKVSVYHSKYSVNERVEVWNNVLHSKPKAQIIIGARSSMFLPFQNLGLILVDEEHEPSFKQYNPAPRYHARDAAVVLASIHNAKTLMGSATPSLESYFNASQGKYGLVTLKTRYGNVLMPEIELVDIKEKSRKKRMKGHFSDRLLEEMQEVLELGEQIILFQNRRGFSPIVECTTCGTSPQCPNCDVSLTYHQYKNELRCHYCGYHMAMQLSCMACGSETLDTKGFGTEQIETELKALFPKHSIARMDQDTTRGKNAYAKLIAKLENEEIDILVGTQMLAKGLDFRNISLVGVMNADNLLNFPDFRAHERSFQLLQQVSGRAGRTSKRGKVLIQTYNPYHQILQQVSTNDYSGMYDQQLEERYQYKYPPYYRTIKITCKDRNLQKMQKAAKWFGQALENKLGEQVLGPEPPPVGRIRNMYISNILIKIPKKQSLEHTKKYINRVEQSFNAIKEFSSVRLLIDVDNY
- a CDS encoding DUF2147 domain-containing protein, with protein sequence MRKLFLTITLFAFAVIPAIAQDVTGKWKTIDDETGEAKSIVEIYKENGKIYGKVVEILNPDKKDATCVDCPGSDEGKPVLGLVIIKGLEKDGDEYNDGKILDPNSGKLYKCYIELENSNKLKVRGYIGFSLLGRTQYWDRVK